From one Nothobranchius furzeri strain GRZ-AD chromosome 2, NfurGRZ-RIMD1, whole genome shotgun sequence genomic stretch:
- the LOC129155794 gene encoding uncharacterized protein isoform X2 — MLLRVILSPQDIRKIRLDSVPKSVEDLKLDVKNKLQLNQCFDLQYEDTDFKDFCNLTCVDDLSKDKATLKVIFCPDSAEPYLDSCSSDLTLSASSSTSTSSSQSVSFSGRSQQWPTVFPVPTFSFDVELRLRQGNEIFESHGKLLTLSKDMKSEILDKMAETMFSFKAYPANEDFEKAAHSLVEKHPCLKEPGSTSGWYGWKISLKFKMGNYRQKLRDAGCQELKINSDKRGSGDTRGRRNKVKKPRRSETNFLPDLPQGRDIKKLDEERMMLSQEMAKAKPNLDFIDSGMNATFALRRKEIVEEEPPVVEMKARWSALFTERQIVKEFTRLMSVDINYFYEGLDGNLQKLLLLYRSKHFEGNKELMSLLESLDNDPSNLRKRTPVLLGLPWYMKENPFTLLKICEPTDAEDDLIKGIVVGILLVLEDVSEPLPSFFVDVAIVLEANIVIRHLRDLPNAFMTLMGLMYVLNLNYPKDMKYTFEVIQRLFMGLGIDSCSARVHSLKNALLK; from the exons ATGCTGCTGCGTGTCATACTTTCACCTCAGGACATCAGAAAGATAAGACTGGATTCTGTTCCTAAATCAGTTGAAGACCTTAAGCTGGATGTAAAAAACAAACTGCAGCTGAACCAGTGTTTTGACCTTCAATATGAAGACACAGACTTTAAAGACTTTTGTAACCTGACATGTGTTGATGATCTTTCAAAGGACAAGGCAACACTGAAAGTCATCTTTTGCCCTGATTCCGCTGAGCCATATTTGGACTCTTGTAGTTCTGATTTAACATTGTCAGCTTCCTCCTCCACATCCACAAGTAGCAGCCAATCAGTTTCTTTTTCAGGACGTTCTCAGCAGTGGCCAACAGTATTTCCAGTTCCCACCTTTTCATTTGATGTAGAACTTAGGCTTAGGCAGGGAAATGAAATTTTTGAATCCCATGGAAAACTTTTAACTCTTTCAAAAGATATGAAGTCTGAAATCCTGGATAAGATGGCAGAAACAATGTTTTCGTTTAAGGCATACCCTGCAAATGAAGACTTTGAAAAAGCAGCCCACAGCCTTGTTGAAAAACACCCTTGCCTCAAAGAACCAGGTTCCACATCAGGATGGTATGGATGGAAAATAAGTCTAAAATTTAAGATGGGCAATTACAGGCAGAAGCTAAGAGATGCTGGCTGTCAGGAACTGAAGATAAACTCTGATAAGAGAGGTTCAGGGGATACACGAGGAAGaagaaacaaagtaaaaaaaCCCAGAAGGTCGGAAACAAACTTTCTACCAGACCTTCCCCAAGGGAGAGATATAAAAAAACTGGATGAGGAGCGAATGATGCTTTCCCAAGAAATGGCGAAAGCAAAGCCAAACTTGGATTTCATTGACAGTGGCATGAATGCCACATTTGCTCTGAGAAGAAAGGAGATAGTAGAAGAAGAGCCACCTGTAGTGGAAATGAAAGCCAGATGGTCTGCCCTTTTTACTGAAAGACAG ATTGTCAAGGAATTCACACGTCTGATGTCAGTGGACATCAATTATTTCTATGAGGGCCTAGATGGCAATCTCCAGAAACTGCTTCTGCTGTATAGGTCAAAGCATTTTGAGGGAAACAAGGAGTTGATGTCTTTGCTGGAGAGTCTCGACAACGAT CCATCAAACCTAAGAAAAAGGACTCCTGTGTTGCTGGGCCTGCCATGGTACATGAAAGAAAATCCTTTCACACTCTTGAAGATATGTGAG CCAACTGATGCTGAAGATGATCTCATCAAGGGAATAGTGGTAGGAATCCTTCTTGTTTTAGAAGATGTCAGTGAACCACTACCatcattttttgttgatgttgccATTGTGCTTGAGGCAAACATTGTGATTCGTCACCTACGTGACCTACCTAATGCTTTCATGACACTGATGGGACTGATGTATGTGCTGAACCTCAACTATCCCAAAGACATGAAATACACTTTTGAAGTAATTCAGCGTCTTTTCATGGGACTTGGGATCGACTCATGCTCTGCCAGGGTCCATTCCCTGAAAAATGCACTTCTCAAGTGA
- the LOC129155794 gene encoding uncharacterized protein isoform X1, giving the protein MLLRVILSPQDIRKIRLDSVPKSVEDLKLDVKNKLQLNQCFDLQYEDTDFKDFCNLTCVDDLSKDKATLKVIFCPDSAEPYLDSCSSDLTLSASSSTSTSSSQSVSFSGRSQQWPTVFPVPTFSFDVELRLRQGNEIFESHGKLLTLSKDMKSEILDKMAETMFSFKAYPANEDFEKAAHSLVEKHPCLKEPGSTSGWYGWKISLKFKMGNYRQKLRDAGCQELKINSDKRGSGDTRGRRNKVKKPRRSETNFLPDLPQGRDIKKLDEERMMLSQEMAKAKPNLDFIDSGMNATFALRRKEIVEEEPPVVEMKARWSALFTERQVCFRLLLSKCIYSYHFKMYFITLLHFFLFVISLKIVKEFTRLMSVDINYFYEGLDGNLQKLLLLYRSKHFEGNKELMSLLESLDNDPSNLRKRTPVLLGLPWYMKENPFTLLKICEPTDAEDDLIKGIVVGILLVLEDVSEPLPSFFVDVAIVLEANIVIRHLRDLPNAFMTLMGLMYVLNLNYPKDMKYTFEVIQRLFMGLGIDSCSARVHSLKNALLK; this is encoded by the exons ATGCTGCTGCGTGTCATACTTTCACCTCAGGACATCAGAAAGATAAGACTGGATTCTGTTCCTAAATCAGTTGAAGACCTTAAGCTGGATGTAAAAAACAAACTGCAGCTGAACCAGTGTTTTGACCTTCAATATGAAGACACAGACTTTAAAGACTTTTGTAACCTGACATGTGTTGATGATCTTTCAAAGGACAAGGCAACACTGAAAGTCATCTTTTGCCCTGATTCCGCTGAGCCATATTTGGACTCTTGTAGTTCTGATTTAACATTGTCAGCTTCCTCCTCCACATCCACAAGTAGCAGCCAATCAGTTTCTTTTTCAGGACGTTCTCAGCAGTGGCCAACAGTATTTCCAGTTCCCACCTTTTCATTTGATGTAGAACTTAGGCTTAGGCAGGGAAATGAAATTTTTGAATCCCATGGAAAACTTTTAACTCTTTCAAAAGATATGAAGTCTGAAATCCTGGATAAGATGGCAGAAACAATGTTTTCGTTTAAGGCATACCCTGCAAATGAAGACTTTGAAAAAGCAGCCCACAGCCTTGTTGAAAAACACCCTTGCCTCAAAGAACCAGGTTCCACATCAGGATGGTATGGATGGAAAATAAGTCTAAAATTTAAGATGGGCAATTACAGGCAGAAGCTAAGAGATGCTGGCTGTCAGGAACTGAAGATAAACTCTGATAAGAGAGGTTCAGGGGATACACGAGGAAGaagaaacaaagtaaaaaaaCCCAGAAGGTCGGAAACAAACTTTCTACCAGACCTTCCCCAAGGGAGAGATATAAAAAAACTGGATGAGGAGCGAATGATGCTTTCCCAAGAAATGGCGAAAGCAAAGCCAAACTTGGATTTCATTGACAGTGGCATGAATGCCACATTTGCTCTGAGAAGAAAGGAGATAGTAGAAGAAGAGCCACCTGTAGTGGAAATGAAAGCCAGATGGTCTGCCCTTTTTACTGAAAGACAGGTGTGTTTTAGGTTATTGCTATCTAAATGTATATATAGTtaccattttaaaatgtattttataacccttttacatttttttttatttgtcatctCCCTAAAGATTGTCAAGGAATTCACACGTCTGATGTCAGTGGACATCAATTATTTCTATGAGGGCCTAGATGGCAATCTCCAGAAACTGCTTCTGCTGTATAGGTCAAAGCATTTTGAGGGAAACAAGGAGTTGATGTCTTTGCTGGAGAGTCTCGACAACGAT CCATCAAACCTAAGAAAAAGGACTCCTGTGTTGCTGGGCCTGCCATGGTACATGAAAGAAAATCCTTTCACACTCTTGAAGATATGTGAG CCAACTGATGCTGAAGATGATCTCATCAAGGGAATAGTGGTAGGAATCCTTCTTGTTTTAGAAGATGTCAGTGAACCACTACCatcattttttgttgatgttgccATTGTGCTTGAGGCAAACATTGTGATTCGTCACCTACGTGACCTACCTAATGCTTTCATGACACTGATGGGACTGATGTATGTGCTGAACCTCAACTATCCCAAAGACATGAAATACACTTTTGAAGTAATTCAGCGTCTTTTCATGGGACTTGGGATCGACTCATGCTCTGCCAGGGTCCATTCCCTGAAAAATGCACTTCTCAAGTGA
- the LOC129155794 gene encoding uncharacterized protein isoform X3, protein MLLRVILSPQDIRKIRLDSVPKSVEDLKLDVKNKLQLNQCFDLQYEDTDFKDFCNLTCVDDLSKDKATLKVIFCPDSAEPYLDSCSSDLTLSASSSTSTSSSQSVSFSGRSQQWPTVFPVPTFSFDVELRLRQGNEIFESHGKLLTLSKDMKSEILDKMAETMFSFKAYPANEDFEKAAHSLVEKHPCLKEPGSTSGWYGWKISLKFKMGNYRQKLRDAGCQELKINSDKRGSGDTRGRRNKVKKPRRSETNFLPDLPQGRDIKKLDEERMMLSQEMAKAKPNLDFIDSGMNATFALRRKEIVEEEPPVVEMKARWSALFTERQVCFRLLLSKCIYSYHFKMYFITLLHFFLFVISLKIVKEFTRLMSVDINYFYEGLDGNLQKLLLLYRSKHFEGNKELMSLLESLDNDPSNLRKRTPVLLGLPWYMKENPFTLLKICEHLLPPRDRSKGPHACQTKERDPFGSLINDGLLHP, encoded by the exons ATGCTGCTGCGTGTCATACTTTCACCTCAGGACATCAGAAAGATAAGACTGGATTCTGTTCCTAAATCAGTTGAAGACCTTAAGCTGGATGTAAAAAACAAACTGCAGCTGAACCAGTGTTTTGACCTTCAATATGAAGACACAGACTTTAAAGACTTTTGTAACCTGACATGTGTTGATGATCTTTCAAAGGACAAGGCAACACTGAAAGTCATCTTTTGCCCTGATTCCGCTGAGCCATATTTGGACTCTTGTAGTTCTGATTTAACATTGTCAGCTTCCTCCTCCACATCCACAAGTAGCAGCCAATCAGTTTCTTTTTCAGGACGTTCTCAGCAGTGGCCAACAGTATTTCCAGTTCCCACCTTTTCATTTGATGTAGAACTTAGGCTTAGGCAGGGAAATGAAATTTTTGAATCCCATGGAAAACTTTTAACTCTTTCAAAAGATATGAAGTCTGAAATCCTGGATAAGATGGCAGAAACAATGTTTTCGTTTAAGGCATACCCTGCAAATGAAGACTTTGAAAAAGCAGCCCACAGCCTTGTTGAAAAACACCCTTGCCTCAAAGAACCAGGTTCCACATCAGGATGGTATGGATGGAAAATAAGTCTAAAATTTAAGATGGGCAATTACAGGCAGAAGCTAAGAGATGCTGGCTGTCAGGAACTGAAGATAAACTCTGATAAGAGAGGTTCAGGGGATACACGAGGAAGaagaaacaaagtaaaaaaaCCCAGAAGGTCGGAAACAAACTTTCTACCAGACCTTCCCCAAGGGAGAGATATAAAAAAACTGGATGAGGAGCGAATGATGCTTTCCCAAGAAATGGCGAAAGCAAAGCCAAACTTGGATTTCATTGACAGTGGCATGAATGCCACATTTGCTCTGAGAAGAAAGGAGATAGTAGAAGAAGAGCCACCTGTAGTGGAAATGAAAGCCAGATGGTCTGCCCTTTTTACTGAAAGACAGGTGTGTTTTAGGTTATTGCTATCTAAATGTATATATAGTtaccattttaaaatgtattttataacccttttacatttttttttatttgtcatctCCCTAAAGATTGTCAAGGAATTCACACGTCTGATGTCAGTGGACATCAATTATTTCTATGAGGGCCTAGATGGCAATCTCCAGAAACTGCTTCTGCTGTATAGGTCAAAGCATTTTGAGGGAAACAAGGAGTTGATGTCTTTGCTGGAGAGTCTCGACAACGAT CCATCAAACCTAAGAAAAAGGACTCCTGTGTTGCTGGGCCTGCCATGGTACATGAAAGAAAATCCTTTCACACTCTTGAAGATATGTGAG CACCTCCTCCCTCCACGTGACCGATCCAAAGGACCGCATGCATGCCAAACCAAAGAGAGAGATCCATTTGGCTCACTGATCAATGATGGCCTGCTGCACCCCTAA